Proteins from a genomic interval of Lolium perenne isolate Kyuss_39 chromosome 1, Kyuss_2.0, whole genome shotgun sequence:
- the LOC127327508 gene encoding uncharacterized protein isoform X7 — protein sequence MAMPEVNTTRCRDKAIDLNQPPCSEQGCGFTYVLLARDNKNICRTKVYDVPNRITIPSVWPIMKFMRMDQYQQNDFLKFSLHPDPEDDYQAKEWGIFMRFLRENKKAGVVEFRSITFHILAPESHSYYAEVFYETVLKDPGVCRKMEGKSGRSNTSEETCDNIRHTKEMQSLHKLHRFVPESSTCDSIEDGPRVLDPAVKNKTSTLASNFVKTSPSYLRTLSQTHAGWIFGAIAELIDNSRDASASRLDISIQSMFSKKAGGKVPVLCVFDNGHGMTYHQMMKMVLFGHDRPNEHRQDQIGRFGIGFKVPLDYSLKAYLEVIFLNPQMKVTVQGSPSYKRVGGQKHNAVTGRGIIGVADITDLIDDEDGNTWVLNSKQGFQDCEMYAKLEEWLGRKTDEYWNTNFDNLELRKGGELIKAVDDVVQCRSCRKCRKLNQGFNTASLPLDWFCHMEPFNGNCDIPEEELEVAVITVAEKISGHNKVENFRQDEDVKNVRLISPPTHSKGMSSSDSTICEDCFFLHELTICYQQTNCRAGVGTGIRNNVECECTGVGGTELQEEWSGYPVSELHARPSG from the exons TCCCTCTGTTTGGCCGATTATGAAGTTCATGCGGATGGATCAGTACCAGCAGAATGATTTCCTCAAGTTTTCACTACATCCTGATCCAGAAGATGATTACCAGGCAAAAGAATGGGGCATATTTATGCGTTTCCTTCGTGAAAACAAGAAG GCCGGTGTTGTTGAGTTCAGGTCTATCACCTTCCACATTCTTGCTCCTGAATCTCACTCTTACTATGCGGAGGTCTTCTATGAGACCGTACTGAAAGATCCTGGAGTCTGCAGAAAGATGGAAGGGAAATCTG GGAGATCCAACACAAGTGAGGAGACTTGTGATAACATACGACATACAAAGGAGATGCAGTCTTTACACAAACTCCATAGATTTGTTCCGGAATCTTCAACATGCGATTCTATTGAAGATGGTCCTAGAGTTTTAGATCCAGCAGTGAAGAATAAAACATCTACCCTTGCAAGCAATTTTGTGAAAACAAGCCCTAGTTATTTAAGAACACTCAGTCAGACACATGCTGGGTGGATCTTTGGAGCAATAGCAgagctcattgataactctagagATGCTAGTGCATCCAG GTTGGATATTTCCATCCAATCTATGTTTTCAAAGAAAGCAGGGGGGAAAGTTCCTGTCCTATGTGTATTCGATAATGGCCATGGAATGACCTATCATCAAATGATGAAAATGGTCTTATTTGGCCACGACAGACCAAATGAGCACCGCCAGGATCAAATTGGGAGGTTTGGAATTGGATTTAAG GTACCGTTGGACTATTCGCTTAAAGCTTATCTAGAAGTTATATTCCTGAATCCTCAGATGAAAGTCACTGTCCAAGGGTCTCCG TCTTACAAACGAGTTGGAGGTCAAAAGCACAATGCTGTCACAGGTCGTGGAATAATAGGAGTTGCAGATATTACTGACCTCATT GATGATGAGGATGGTAATACTTGGGTTCTTAATAGCAAACAAGGGTTTCAAGATTGTGAAATGTATGCCAAACTGGAGGAGTGGCTCGGTAGAAAAACAGATGAATACTGGAATACAAATTTTGACAATCTTGAATTG AGAAAAGGGGGTGAGCTCATCAAGGCTGTTGATGACGTGGTGCAGTGCCGCAGCTGTCGTAAATGCAGAAAGCTGAACCAGGGCTTCAATACAGCATCCCTACCACTTGACTG GTTTTGCCATATGGAACCTTTCAATGGGAATTGTGATATTCCAGAGGAAGAACTAGAAGTTGCTGTGATCACAGTTGCCGAGAAGATATCTGGCCACAATAAGGTTGAAAATTTCAGACAAGATGAAGATGTGAAG AATGTCAGGTTGATCTCACCCCCAACTCACAGCAAGGGAATGTCATCTTCAGATTCCACCATCTGTGAAG ATTGTTTTTTCTTACACGAGCTAACAATCTGCTACCAACAGACGAACTGTCGAGCGGGTGTAGGAACAGGTATAAGAAACAACGTTGAATGCGAATGCACG GGGGTAGGAGGAACGGAGCTGCAGGAAGAGTGGAGTGGCTACCCTGTCTCAGAGCTCCATGCGAGGCCATCCGGCTAG
- the LOC127327508 gene encoding uncharacterized protein isoform X3 gives MAMPEVNTTRCRDKAIDLNQPPCSEQGCGFTYVLLARDNKNICRTKVYDVPNRITIPSVWPIMKFMRMDQYQQNDFLKFSLHPDPEDDYQAKEWGIFMRFLRENKKAGVVEFRSITFHILAPESHSYYAEVFYETVLKDPGVCRKMEGKSGRSNTSEETCDNIRHTKEMQSLHKLHRFVPESSTCDSIEDGPRVLDPAVKNKTSTLASNFVKTSPSYLRTLSQTHAGWIFGAIAELIDNSRDASASRLDISIQSMFSKKAGGKVPVLCVFDNGHGMTYHQMMKMVLFGHDRPNEHRQDQIGRFGIGFKTGAMKLGKDALVLTQTSTSRSMSFLSQSFNESKTNLEIPVVAYCKKGQYMEFDLNVQSEAAAEYNLNAIKDYSPFNEYVIGEKVCLFGEEGTGTQIFIWNLDRWGKEYTLQWNSEKTDENPVGHDNRDILIRSKRVRSRPGQTSSNVPLDYSLKAYLEVIFLNPQMKVTVQGSPVITCYLENSLHKKSLISDEIMGRTIHLTLGRSDVEWGRVNCGVFLYWHGRLIESYKRVGGQKHNAVTGRGIIGVADITDLIDDEDGNTWVLNSKQGFQDCEMYAKLEEWLGRKTDEYWNTNFDNLELRKGGELIKAVDDVVQCRSCRKCRKLNQGFNTASLPLDWFCHMEPFNGNCDIPEEELEVAVITVAEKISGHNKVENFRQDEDVKNVRLISPPTHSKGMSSSDSTICEDELSSGCRNRYKKQR, from the exons TCCCTCTGTTTGGCCGATTATGAAGTTCATGCGGATGGATCAGTACCAGCAGAATGATTTCCTCAAGTTTTCACTACATCCTGATCCAGAAGATGATTACCAGGCAAAAGAATGGGGCATATTTATGCGTTTCCTTCGTGAAAACAAGAAG GCCGGTGTTGTTGAGTTCAGGTCTATCACCTTCCACATTCTTGCTCCTGAATCTCACTCTTACTATGCGGAGGTCTTCTATGAGACCGTACTGAAAGATCCTGGAGTCTGCAGAAAGATGGAAGGGAAATCTG GGAGATCCAACACAAGTGAGGAGACTTGTGATAACATACGACATACAAAGGAGATGCAGTCTTTACACAAACTCCATAGATTTGTTCCGGAATCTTCAACATGCGATTCTATTGAAGATGGTCCTAGAGTTTTAGATCCAGCAGTGAAGAATAAAACATCTACCCTTGCAAGCAATTTTGTGAAAACAAGCCCTAGTTATTTAAGAACACTCAGTCAGACACATGCTGGGTGGATCTTTGGAGCAATAGCAgagctcattgataactctagagATGCTAGTGCATCCAG GTTGGATATTTCCATCCAATCTATGTTTTCAAAGAAAGCAGGGGGGAAAGTTCCTGTCCTATGTGTATTCGATAATGGCCATGGAATGACCTATCATCAAATGATGAAAATGGTCTTATTTGGCCACGACAGACCAAATGAGCACCGCCAGGATCAAATTGGGAGGTTTGGAATTGGATTTAAG ACTGGTGCTATGAAACTTGGGAAAGATGCACTTGTGCTTACCCAAACTTCAACTTCTAGATCAATGTCCTTCCTATCCCAGTCCTTCAATGAAAGTAAAACT AATCTTGAGATCCCTGTGGTGGCATATTGCAAGAAAGGGCAATACATGGAATTTGATTTGAATGTCCAGTCTGAAGCTGCTGCGGAATATAACCTGAATGCTATTAAGGATTATTCTCCGTTTAATGAGTATGTCATTGGAGAAAAGGTTTGCTTATTTGGTGAAGAGGGTACTGGCACACAGATTTTCATATGGAATTTAGATAGATGGGGTAAAGAATACACCTTGCAGTGGAACTCAGAGAAGACCGATGAAAATCCTGTAGGCCATGATAACAGAGACATATTAATCCGTTCAAAAAGAGTTAGATCACGTCCAGGACAAACAAGTAGCAAT GTACCGTTGGACTATTCGCTTAAAGCTTATCTAGAAGTTATATTCCTGAATCCTCAGATGAAAGTCACTGTCCAAGGGTCTCCG GTTATAACCTGTTATTTGGAAAACAGCCTTCATAAGAAATCTCTTATATCTGATGAAATTATGGGAAGAACCATTCATCTGACTCTGGGTAGGAGTGATGTAGAATGGGGTAGAGTGAACTGTGGAGTTTTCTTGTATTGGCACGGCCGTCTGATAGAG TCTTACAAACGAGTTGGAGGTCAAAAGCACAATGCTGTCACAGGTCGTGGAATAATAGGAGTTGCAGATATTACTGACCTCATT GATGATGAGGATGGTAATACTTGGGTTCTTAATAGCAAACAAGGGTTTCAAGATTGTGAAATGTATGCCAAACTGGAGGAGTGGCTCGGTAGAAAAACAGATGAATACTGGAATACAAATTTTGACAATCTTGAATTG AGAAAAGGGGGTGAGCTCATCAAGGCTGTTGATGACGTGGTGCAGTGCCGCAGCTGTCGTAAATGCAGAAAGCTGAACCAGGGCTTCAATACAGCATCCCTACCACTTGACTG GTTTTGCCATATGGAACCTTTCAATGGGAATTGTGATATTCCAGAGGAAGAACTAGAAGTTGCTGTGATCACAGTTGCCGAGAAGATATCTGGCCACAATAAGGTTGAAAATTTCAGACAAGATGAAGATGTGAAG AATGTCAGGTTGATCTCACCCCCAACTCACAGCAAGGGAATGTCATCTTCAGATTCCACCATCTGTGAAG ACGAACTGTCGAGCGGGTGTAGGAACAGGTATAAGAAACAACGTTGA